From a region of the Polynucleobacter corsicus genome:
- a CDS encoding peptide chain release factor 3 has product MDTTTSSTPGAEVLRRRSFAIISHPDAGKTTLTEKLLLYAGAIQIAGSVKARKASRHATSDWMEIEKQRGISVASSVMQMEYRDCIINLLDTPGHQDFSEDTYRVLTAVDSALMVIDAANGVESQTLRLLEVCRARNTPIVTFINKMDREVKPPMELMDEIETALGIEVVPFTWPVGMGKSFAGVIDIANSQMRMFKAGEDRVTEDSHAIVDINDPALKERLGTDLENALAEVDLIKNAMPAFDREAFLAGRQSPVFFGSAINNFGVREILNTLVELAPSPGSRKALQREVSPAENKFSAVVFKIQANMDPAHRDRVAFLRICSGHFQRGMKLKICRNGKEVRTNNALSFLSQRRDILDEAFPGDIIGLPNHGLLRLGDTLTEGEQLQFTGLPFFAPEIFRMVESADPLRSKQLRTGLMQLGEEGAIQVFRPMTGGTMLLGAFGQLQFEVVSHRLQTEYGAEVRLLPARYNLARWVSSEDPVALKKFMLENIHRMAEDVVGASVFLASHKSELDVAQQRWESIQFHALREHAGLIYQSDLAG; this is encoded by the coding sequence ATCGATACCACCACCTCCAGCACTCCCGGCGCAGAAGTTTTAAGACGCCGTAGCTTCGCCATCATCTCTCACCCAGATGCCGGTAAGACCACGCTTACTGAAAAACTCTTGCTATACGCGGGAGCGATTCAGATTGCGGGCAGTGTAAAAGCCCGTAAGGCAAGCAGACATGCGACCTCAGACTGGATGGAAATTGAGAAACAGCGTGGTATTTCTGTAGCCAGCTCAGTCATGCAAATGGAATATCGCGATTGCATTATTAATCTTCTAGATACCCCAGGCCACCAAGACTTTTCCGAAGATACTTATCGCGTATTGACTGCAGTTGATTCTGCATTGATGGTGATTGATGCTGCTAATGGTGTTGAGTCACAGACCTTGCGCTTGCTTGAAGTCTGCCGTGCGCGCAACACACCAATCGTCACCTTCATCAATAAGATGGATCGCGAAGTAAAGCCCCCCATGGAGTTGATGGATGAAATTGAAACTGCACTCGGTATTGAAGTAGTTCCTTTTACATGGCCAGTAGGTATGGGTAAATCCTTCGCCGGTGTGATTGATATTGCCAACTCTCAAATGCGCATGTTCAAAGCGGGTGAAGATCGCGTGACCGAAGATTCTCATGCAATTGTTGATATTAACGATCCCGCCCTAAAAGAGCGCCTCGGTACTGATCTTGAAAATGCGCTCGCTGAAGTAGATTTAATTAAAAATGCGATGCCCGCCTTTGACCGTGAGGCCTTTCTAGCAGGCCGTCAGTCACCAGTATTCTTTGGCTCAGCCATTAATAATTTTGGTGTTCGTGAAATTCTTAACACCTTAGTTGAGCTTGCACCATCACCGGGATCACGCAAAGCATTACAACGCGAAGTGAGCCCAGCAGAGAATAAATTTTCTGCAGTGGTCTTTAAGATTCAAGCAAATATGGATCCAGCCCATCGAGATCGTGTTGCCTTCTTGCGTATTTGCTCGGGACATTTTCAGCGCGGCATGAAACTGAAGATCTGTCGCAACGGCAAAGAAGTGCGCACCAACAATGCACTTTCTTTCTTGTCACAACGACGCGATATCTTAGATGAAGCCTTTCCTGGAGATATTATTGGCTTGCCAAACCATGGCCTACTTCGATTGGGCGATACGCTCACCGAAGGCGAGCAATTGCAATTCACGGGCTTACCATTTTTCGCTCCAGAAATTTTCCGCATGGTCGAGTCCGCAGATCCGTTGCGCTCCAAGCAATTGCGCACAGGCCTAATGCAGCTTGGCGAAGAGGGTGCAATTCAGGTATTTCGTCCCATGACTGGTGGCACTATGTTGCTTGGCGCATTTGGACAGTTGCAGTTTGAAGTGGTGAGCCATCGCTTACAAACTGAATATGGAGCAGAAGTACGTTTGCTACCGGCACGTTACAACTTGGCTCGCTGGGTAAGCTCCGAAGATCCTGTGGCACTTAAAAAATTCATGCTAGAAAATATTCACCGCATGGCAGAGGACGTTGTTGGTGCTTCCGTATTTTTAGCTAGTCACAAATCTGAACTGGATGTTGCTCAACAGCGCTGGGAATCCATTCAGTTCCATGCCCTAAGAGAGCATGCAGGTCTGATCTATCAATCAGACCTCGCTGGCTAA
- a CDS encoding pseudouridine synthase codes for MEEKIRVSKLLSELGLCSRREADSYIEQGLVTVDGEVVNELGSRAFRHQKIELQSGAKAQQASRITVILNKPVGFISHFDDEQEYQPAASLITPENYFASPLDKGRNPRFNTRGLAPAGRLDIDSTGMLVLTQDGRIAKLLIGENSPVEKEYLVRVEGALSFEDLDRLKHGLELDGVVLKPAQVSWQNEDQLRFVLREGRKRQIRRMCEIVGLRVLGLRRVRMGRISLGALPPGKWRFVRPEEQF; via the coding sequence ATGGAAGAAAAAATACGCGTATCCAAGCTACTCTCTGAATTGGGTCTTTGCTCCCGACGTGAGGCAGACTCTTATATCGAGCAGGGCTTGGTCACGGTCGATGGTGAAGTGGTCAATGAGCTTGGCTCACGGGCTTTTCGCCATCAGAAGATTGAATTGCAGTCTGGCGCTAAAGCGCAGCAAGCATCCCGAATTACGGTCATTTTGAATAAGCCAGTCGGTTTTATTTCTCACTTTGATGACGAGCAAGAGTACCAACCAGCAGCCTCGCTCATCACTCCCGAGAATTACTTTGCCAGCCCGCTTGATAAGGGCCGCAATCCACGCTTTAATACCCGCGGCTTAGCGCCCGCCGGTCGCCTAGATATTGACTCCACCGGCATGCTGGTCTTAACTCAAGATGGTCGTATCGCAAAACTCCTCATTGGTGAAAACAGCCCCGTCGAGAAAGAGTACTTGGTCCGAGTTGAAGGCGCACTCTCTTTTGAAGATTTAGATCGCCTCAAACATGGCCTGGAATTAGATGGTGTCGTTTTAAAGCCAGCTCAGGTCAGCTGGCAGAACGAGGACCAACTTCGCTTTGTTCTACGCGAGGGCCGCAAGCGCCAAATTCGTCGTATGTGTGAAATCGTTGGTCTCCGGGTTTTAGGTCTCAGGCGTGTGCGTATGGGTAGAATTTCTCTAGGTGCCCTACCACCCGGGAAATGGCGCTTTGTAAGGCCTGAAGAGCAATTCTAA
- a CDS encoding amidohydrolase family protein: protein MNSRRSFLKTSAKALGGLTFCGCGLLHAAEVQNKGPRRLTPVFINGKRVKAIDVHAHCLFQDAIDLMGEDAKSVPPPTKGVPEHFIQINERIKAMEAQGIDMQVLSINPYWYRKDRDTAAEICRLNNLHLAELCAMRPDKFAAFASLTMQYPDLAVQQLEDAVKKLGLRGAAIGGSVLGQDFSDPKFHPVLAKAQELNVTLFIHPQSTPQLAQRFKGNGWMSNVIGNPLDTTIALQHLIYEGVLDKYPQLKVLAAHGGGFLGSYAPRMDHSCFVSPQNCNPEIVLKKKPTEYLNQLYFDSLVFTPEALRHLVAQVGASQIVIGTDHPIPWEEYPVEHVMNTPGLSNADRIAILGGNAAKLLGIKI from the coding sequence ATGAATAGTCGAAGATCATTTTTAAAAACCTCAGCAAAAGCACTTGGTGGCCTCACATTTTGTGGTTGTGGCTTATTACACGCAGCAGAGGTCCAAAACAAGGGGCCTAGACGCCTTACCCCAGTTTTTATTAATGGCAAACGTGTAAAGGCGATAGACGTACACGCCCATTGCCTTTTTCAGGATGCAATTGACCTCATGGGGGAGGATGCAAAGTCAGTACCCCCTCCAACAAAGGGGGTGCCAGAGCACTTCATACAGATCAATGAGCGTATTAAGGCGATGGAGGCGCAGGGCATTGATATGCAGGTTTTGAGCATCAACCCCTATTGGTACAGGAAGGATAGAGATACTGCTGCAGAAATATGCAGACTTAATAACTTGCATCTTGCTGAGTTGTGCGCAATGCGGCCAGATAAGTTTGCCGCCTTTGCATCCTTAACAATGCAATACCCCGACCTAGCCGTCCAACAGCTTGAGGATGCGGTAAAGAAATTGGGTCTTCGAGGAGCAGCCATTGGTGGAAGTGTCTTAGGCCAAGATTTTTCAGACCCTAAGTTTCATCCTGTACTGGCTAAGGCCCAAGAGTTAAATGTGACCCTTTTCATTCATCCACAAAGTACCCCTCAGTTGGCCCAAAGATTTAAGGGTAATGGTTGGATGTCAAATGTTATCGGCAATCCACTTGATACAACGATTGCTTTGCAGCACTTAATTTATGAAGGTGTTTTAGATAAATATCCACAACTGAAAGTGTTGGCAGCACATGGCGGTGGGTTCTTAGGCTCTTATGCGCCCCGCATGGATCACAGTTGTTTTGTTTCTCCTCAAAACTGTAATCCAGAAATTGTTCTGAAGAAAAAACCTACTGAATATTTAAACCAGCTGTATTTTGATTCATTAGTATTTACTCCCGAAGCGCTTCGCCATTTAGTAGCCCAAGTCGGAGCAAGCCAAATTGTTATAGGAACTGATCATCCTATTCCTTGGGAAGAGTATCCAGTTGAGCATGTCATGAATACTCCTGGCCTTAGTAATGCAGACCGTATTGCAATATTAGGAGGCAATGCTGCAAAATTATTGGGGATAAAAATCTAA
- a CDS encoding DUF2798 domain-containing protein codes for MNIPNLIFAAIMGGLMSLSITLATTLVRVGFVQDFFWEWLEVWAVAYPVAIICTLIYRPFISKLTASLVKKLEQ; via the coding sequence ATGAATATTCCTAATCTTATTTTTGCTGCCATCATGGGCGGACTCATGTCATTGAGTATTACTTTGGCCACCACTTTGGTGCGCGTAGGTTTTGTACAGGATTTTTTTTGGGAGTGGCTAGAGGTTTGGGCGGTTGCCTACCCAGTGGCGATTATTTGTACTTTGATCTATCGCCCATTTATTAGCAAGCTCACTGCAAGTTTAGTAAAGAAACTGGAGCAATGA
- a CDS encoding GNAT family N-acetyltransferase, which yields MITYTEHASISPEQAIDLYTRSTLGERRPINSVETFAAMLVNSNLTISAWDGAKLIGISRSLTDFAYVAYLADLAVDEHYQRQGIGKQLIEETKERLKPDCMIVLLAAPKANAYYEHLGFEHNPRAWTMKK from the coding sequence ATGATTACCTATACTGAGCATGCAAGCATTAGTCCAGAACAGGCGATCGACCTTTATACCCGCTCTACCCTCGGGGAGCGCCGCCCAATCAATAGTGTTGAAACCTTTGCAGCGATGCTTGTCAATTCAAATCTCACCATTTCCGCATGGGACGGTGCAAAACTCATTGGGATCAGTCGTAGCCTGACAGACTTTGCCTATGTGGCCTATTTAGCCGACCTTGCTGTAGATGAGCATTACCAGCGACAGGGAATAGGAAAGCAACTTATTGAAGAAACTAAAGAGCGCTTAAAGCCTGACTGCATGATTGTGTTACTTGCAGCTCCGAAAGCAAATGCTTACTATGAGCACTTGGGTTTTGAGCACAATCCACGTGCTTGGACCATG
- a CDS encoding MOSC domain-containing protein: MKASPQIHSIYIAARAGELMAQLARVEIIAGEGIVGDRYALGLGAFSKAKPKIRHISLIALSAIENANGQLLAKQQAPFGEGDTRRNLVIKGISEGDLNDLVGRIFYLGGIAFKGTELCEPCQRPANLLKRPDFMNAFENRGGLRAEALDSGTISNGDSLTYSSEQEK, translated from the coding sequence ATGAAAGCATCTCCTCAAATTCACTCCATTTATATTGCTGCTCGAGCAGGCGAGCTGATGGCGCAGCTTGCACGAGTTGAGATTATTGCCGGTGAAGGTATTGTGGGCGATCGCTACGCACTAGGTCTTGGCGCATTCTCTAAGGCCAAACCCAAAATACGCCATATTTCCCTCATTGCTCTCTCTGCTATAGAAAATGCTAATGGCCAATTACTTGCTAAACAGCAGGCTCCTTTTGGAGAAGGCGATACCCGAAGAAATCTGGTGATCAAGGGAATTTCTGAGGGGGATCTGAATGATCTCGTTGGACGGATTTTCTATTTAGGAGGCATCGCATTTAAAGGTACTGAATTATGCGAACCTTGTCAGCGACCTGCCAACTTACTAAAAAGGCCCGACTTCATGAATGCTTTTGAAAATAGAGGCGGCCTCAGAGCCGAAGCGCTAGATTCCGGGACCATTAGCAATGGCGATTCGCTCACATACTCATCAGAACAAGAAAAATGA